Proteins from one Hemibagrus wyckioides isolate EC202008001 linkage group LG16, SWU_Hwy_1.0, whole genome shotgun sequence genomic window:
- the serpinh1a gene encoding serpin H1a has product MPCSPTKTEEKTVSCTVRVNTILRSMWVKILVSLCLLASVRADKKLSSHATILADNSANLAFDLYHNMAKEKDMENILISPVVVASSLGVVALGGKASTASQVKTVLSGNKVKDENLHSGLAELLSEVNDPKERNVTWKISNRLYGPSSVSFSEDFVKNSKKHYNYEHAKINFRDKKSAIKAINEWASKSTDGKLPEVTKDVEKTDGAMIINAIFYKPHWDESFHHQMVDKRAFLVHRSYTLSVPMMHRTGIYGFYDDSANKFLILDMPLAHKKSSVMFIMPYHVESLERLEKMLTRKQLDIWQSKMEQKAVAVSLPKVSMEVSHNLQKHLGELGVTEAVDKTKADLSNISGKKDLYLANVFHASAFEWDIAGNPPDTSIFGTDKVKNPKLFYADHPFLFLVKDKNTSTILFIGRLVRPKGDKMRDEL; this is encoded by the exons ATGCCGTGCAGTCCGACAAAAACAGAGGAAAAGACAGTCTCCTGTACAGTAAG AGTAAACACAATCTTGAGAAGCATGTGGGTGAAAATCCTGGTGAGTTTGTGCCTTTTGGCCAGTGTCAGAGCAGACAAGAAGCTCAGCAGCCATGCCACCATTCTGGCAGACAACAGTGCCAATTTAGCCTTCGATTTGTACCACAACATGGCCAAAGAGAAAGACATGGAGAATATTTTGATTTCCCCTgtggtggtggcctcctcactTGGCGTGGTGGCGCTTGGTGGAAAGGCCTCCACAGCCTCGCAGGTGAAAACAGTCCTCAGCGGGAATAAAGTAAAGGATGAGAATCTCCACTCTGGCCTGGCTGAGCTTCTGAGCGAGGTTAACGACCCTAAGGAGCGCAACGTCACCTGGAAGATTAGCAATCGGCTGTACGGCCCCAGCTCCGTCAGCTTTTCTGAGGACTTTGTGAAGAACAGCAAGAAGCACTATAACTACGAGCATGCCAAGATCAACTTCCGTGATAAGAAGAGCGCCATCAAAGCCATCAATGAATGGGCTTCCAAGTCTACTGACGGCAAGCTGCCTGAGGTCACTAAAGATGTTGAGAAGACGGATGGTGCCATGATCATCAATGCTATTTTCTACAAAC CGCACTGGGACGAATCCTTCCATCACCAGATGGTTGACAAGCGTGCCTTCCTCGTCCATCGTTCATACACGCTGTCCGTACCCATGATGCACCGCACAG GTATCTACGGCTTTTACGATGACAGCGCCAATAAATTCTTGATCCTGGATATGCCACTGGCTCATAAGAAATCGTCTGTAATGTTCATCATGCCCTACCACGTGGAGTCTCTGGAGAGGCTGGAGAAAATGCTGACGCGTAAACAGCTGGACATCTGGCAGTCTAAGATGGAGCAGAAAGCCGTAGCCGTCTCTTTACCAAAGGTCAGCATGGAGGTCAGCCACAATCTGCAG AAACATCTTGGAGAACTTGGTGTAACCGAAGCTGTGGATAAAACCAAGGCTGATTTATCCAACATCTCAGGAAAGAAAGATCTTTATCTGGCCAATGTCTTCCATGCCTCTGCTTTTGAGTGGGACATTGCTGGCAACCCTCCAGACACCAGCATCTTTGGCACGGACAAGGTGAAGAACCCCAAACTGTTCTACGCTGACCATCCGTTCCTCTTTCTGGTGAAGGATAAGAACACAAGCACCATCCTCTTCATCGGCAGGCTGGTCCGGCCCAAAGGCGACAAGATGAGGGATGAATTATAA
- the LOC131366878 gene encoding tsukushi-like: protein MAFLLGGSVAAFLLLLFTTVKTCHLGCRCEEQSFGLFNSFSLTRVDCSGLGPNIIPVSIPVETSLLDLSSNGIRSIEGAVLSGPGYTTLSSLNLSNNLISVMNGSVFSKLRYLETLDLSWNAIKVLVEGFSGLPLAEVDLSHNLIHEIDLNVFRVQDHGRPFSVDLSYNLLKSVTRSKLSQPLNIQSLNLAGNELTSVPNLQDISLWFLTLDDNPISVIDEQSFVGLKYLIHLSLSLMPDLQTIKPQSLQDLQNLQVLDLSNNKRLKTLSAEVFHGLTSLQELNLLNCWLTSLPANILQLLPSIKSIALREGVNCWRIQKQERFHRFVRRSEAEAALTCDVTGVIL from the coding sequence ATGGCCTTCCTCCTGGGAGGATCAGTTGCtgcatttcttcttctcctATTCACCACAGTGAAGACGTGCCATCTCGGTTGTCGGTGTGAGGAGCAGAGTTTCGGATTGTTCAACAGCTTCAGCCTGACCAGAGTGGACTGCAGTGGACTGGGACCAAACATAATTCCGGTTTCAATTCCTGTAGAAACTTCTTTGCTGGATCTTTCCTCCAATGGAATCCGCTCTATCGAAGGTGCTGTCCTCTCTGGGCCCGGATACACCACCCTGTCTAGTCTCAACTTGAGCAACAATCTTATCTCTGTCATGAATGGAAGCGTTTTTTCCAAATTGCGATATCTGGAGACACTAGATCTGAGCTGGAACGCCATCAAGGTCCTTGTGGAAGGTTTTTCAGGACTTCCTCTGGCCGAGGTAGATCTGAGTCACAACCTAATTCATGAAATCGACCTAAATGTCTTTCGAGTCCAGGATCATGGAAGGCCTTTCAGTGTGGATCTGTCTTATAACTTGCTGAAATCTGTTACGAGAAGTAAACTTTCACAACCTCTCAACATACAGAGCCTTAATTTAGCAGGAAATGAGCTGACATCCGTGCCAAACCTGCAGGACATCTCTTTATGGTTTCTCACCCTGGATGATAACCCCATATCTGTCATTGATGAACAGAGTTTCGTTGGATTGAAATATCTCATCCATCTTTCTCTCAGCTTAATGCCTGACTTACAAACCATCAAACCTCAAAGTTTACAAGATCTCCAAAACCTACAAGTGCTTGACCTTTCGAATAACAAAAGACTTAAGACATTGAGTGCAGAGGTTTTTCATGGCCTTACATCACTGCAGGAGCTCAATTTGTTGAACTGCTGGCTCACGTCTTTGCCGGCTAACATCCTCCAGCTCCTCCCAAGCATTAAGAGCATTGCCCTGAGGGAAGGAGTGAACTGTTGGAGGATCCAGAAGCAGGAACGATTTCACAGATTTGTCCGACGGAGTGAAGCTGAGGCAGCTCTAACCTGTGATGTGACTGGTGTAATTTTGTGA
- the acer3 gene encoding alkaline ceramidase 3: protein MAPAADRQGYWGTPTSTLDWCEENYVVSFYIAEFWNTVSNLIMIIPPIYGALQTFKSGLEVRYMLSFLGLAAVGVGSWCFHMTLQYEMQLLDELPMIYSCCVFVYCLYECFRQENAVNYLPIALLLFFSITVSVVYLQWKEPVFHQVMYAFLVAFLVFRSVFIVTWVYPWLRALCYTSLSVFLLGFVLWNIDNIVCDTLRATRQRLPPVVGAVTQLHAWWHILTGLGSYLHILLSLQIRTTYLKYRPKVKFVCGIWPLLHIESEKMS from the exons atggctcctgcgGCGGACAGGCAGGGTTACTGGGGCACTCCGACTTCAACGTTGGACTGGTGCGAAGAGAATTATGTCGTTTCATTTTATATCGCGGAATTCT GGAACACAGTCAGTAACCTGATAATGATCATTCCTCCCATTTATGGAGCGTTACAAACCTTCAAAAGTGGATTGGAGGTCCGCTACATGTTGTCCTTTTTAGGACTTGCGG CTGTTGGCGTCGGTTCTTGGTGCTTCCACATGACCCTTCAGTATGAAATGCAG TTGCTAGATGAGCTGCCGATGATTTATAGCTGCTGTGTCTTTGTTTACTGTTT ATATGAATGCTTCAGGCAAGAAAATGCAGTTAACTATTTGCCAATTGCACTTCTCCTCTTCTTCAGTATTACGGTCAGCGTG GTGTATTTGCAGTGGAAGGAGCCGGTATTTCATCAG gTCATGTACGCCTTTCTGGTGGCTTTCTTAGTGTTTCGGTCTGTTTTCATAGTCACATG GGTGTATCCATGGTTGAGAGCGCTGTGCTACACATCATTATCCGTCTTCCTGTTGGGTTTTGTTTTATGGAACATTGATAATATAGTCTGTGACACTTTAAG AGCCACGCGACAGAGGCTGCCTCCCGTAGTGGGAGCTGTGACTCAGCTCCACGCATGGTGGCACATCCTGACAGGACTCGGCTCCTACCTGCACATACTCCTCAG CCTCCAGATTCGGACAACATACCTCAAGTACAGACCGAAAGTAAAG TTTGTGTGTGGCATTTGGCCCTTGCTGCACATCGAGTCCGAAAAGATGAGTTGA
- the LOC131367142 gene encoding uncharacterized protein LOC131367142 translates to MKASYQLCVLIGLVFRVHSGPVPPSVVKDDEEFAKNYLKKLYNMQDENKPSLGRKVSEMSLKLSEMQQFFKLKVTGTLDAETLEMMKKPRCGVPDVSSYRARAFPNKWSKNSLTYRIENYTPDMSKAEVDDSIERALQVWARVTPLKFTRIYDGVADIMISFAVGDHRDGSPFDGPNGILAHAFFPSPGIGGDAHFDDDETFTFKSSRGYNLFIVAAHEFGHSLGLDHSNVPGALMYPTYSYSPPDTFVLPRDDVNRIQSLYGSSTVNPDKPDPEPPVNPNACDPNLVLDAVTTLRGEKLFFKNRFFWRSHPQLTTTDQYLIKFFWPDLPNNIDAAFEYTSADLVYIIKGQKVWALRGYDIVKSMSLSALGLPAAVKQIDAALYDEYSRKVLFFVGRSYYSYDMNRKAMDRGYPKLVTTSFPEMTKNVTAAFQEHGYYYLFSGSEVFQFNNGRLVKVLKSNHFLHTPCTSPSNPPERAIIGILNHLTRPVHFQVHTTIHILFFAEKKDYQGLNTITKGSKMKTYYQLCILVAMVFRVRSDPVPLTNDSNDEEFAKNYLKKLYNMQDENKPSLGRKVSEMSLKLSEMQQFFKLNVTGTLDAETLEMMKKPRCGVPDVSSYRARAFSNKWSKNSLTYRIENYTPDMSKAEVDDSIKRALQVWARVTPLKFTRIYSGVADIMISFAVGDHRDGSPFDGPNGILAHAFFPSPGIGGDAHFDDDETFTFKSSRGYNLFIVAAHEFGHSLGLDHSNVPGALMYPTYSYSPPDTFVLPRDDVNRIQSLYGSSTVNPDKPDPEPPVNPNACVPDAVTTLHGEKLFFKNRFLWRSHPQLTTTTKYPIKRFWRNIPDNIDAAFEYTSADLVYIIKGQKVWAVRSFKVVKSMSLSALGLPAAVKQIDAALYDEFSRKVLFFVGRSYYSYDVNRKVMDRGYPKLVTTSFPEVTKKVTAAFQEHGYYHLFSGSEVFQYNNGRLVKVLKSNHFLQC, encoded by the exons ATGAAGGCTTCCTACCAGTTGTGTGTCCTCATTGGCCTGGTGTTCAGGGTCCACTCAGGTCCTGTACCACCATCTGTTGTTAAGGATGATGAAGAGTTTGCAAAG AATTACCTGAAGAAACTGTACAACATGCAAGATGAGAACAAACCATCTTTGGGGCGCAAGGTCAGTGAGATGAGCTTGAAGCTCAGTGAGATGCAGCAGTTTTTCAAGTTAAAGGTGACAGGAACTCTGGACGCTGAAACGctggagatgatgaagaagcCCCGCTGTGGTGTTCCAGATGTTTCTTCATACAGGGCCAGAGCTTTTCCTAACAAATGGTCTAAAAACAGCTTGACCTACAG AATTGAGAATTACACTCCTGACATGTCTAAGGCTGAAGTGGACGACTCTATCGAGAGAGCGCTGCAAGTCTGGGCTCGGGTCACTCCACTGAAGTTTACTCGCATCTACGATGGTGTAGCCGACATCATGATCTCTTTTGCTGTCGGAG ATCACCGTGATGGATCTCCATTTGATGGACCTAATGGTATCTTGGCTCATGCATTTTTCCCTTCCCCTGGCATCGGTGGAGACGCCCATTTTGATGATGACGAGACCTTCACCTTCAAATCTTCGCGGG GATACAACCTGTTCATCGTGGCTGCTCATGAATTTGGACACTCTTTGGGCCTTGACCATTCTAATGTTCCTGGTGCTCTGATGTATCCAACATACAGCTACAGCCCTCCTGACACGTTTGTTCTGCCCAGAGATGATGTTAATAGAATTCAGTCTCTGTATG GATCAAGTACTGTCAATCCTGATAAGCCTGACCCTGAACCACCAGTCAACCCTAATGCCTGTGACCCCAATCTGGTCCTGGATGCTGTTACAACCCTGCGTGGAGAGAAGCTCTTCTTCAAGAACAG GTTCTTCTGGCGCAGCCACCCACAGCTTACCACCACCGATCAATATCTGATCAAGTTCTTCTGGCCTGATCTTCCAAATAATATTGATGCTGCTTTTGAGTATACATCAGCTGATTTGGTGTACATCATTAAAG GTCAGAAGGTCTGGGCTCTCCGTGGTTATGACATTGTGAAAAGCATGAGTCTCAGTGCCTTGGGCTTGCCAGCAGCAGTGAAGCAGATCGACGCTGCCCTTTATGATGAATATTCCAGAAAGGTGCTGTTTTTTGTTGGCAGGTCATACTACAG ctatgACATGAACAGGAAGGCAATGGACAGAGGCTACCCGAAATTAGTGACAACAAGCTTCCCAGAAATGACGAAAAACGTTACTGCAGCTTTTCAGGAACATG GTTATTACTATCTCTTCAGTGGGTCAGAGGTTTTCCAGTTTAATAACGGAAGGCTGGTGAAGGTGCTGAAAAGCAACCACTTCTTGCA CACCCCCTGCACTTCCCCCTCCAACCCACCAGAGAGAGCCATCATTGGGATATTGAACCACCTGACCCGCCCAGTTCACTTCCAGGTTCATACAACCATCCACATCCTTTTCTTTGCTGAGAAAAAAGACTACCAAGGCCTAAACACCATCACT AAGGGAAGCAAGATGAAGACTTACTATCAGTTGTGCATCCTGGTTGCCATGGTGTTCAGGGTTCGCTCAGACCCAGTACCACTGACTAATGACTCGAATGATGAAGAGTTTGCAAAG AATTACTTGAAGAAACTGTACAACATGCAAGATGAGAACAAACCATCTTTGGGGCGCAAGGTCAGTGAGATGAGCTTGAAGCTCAGTGAGATGCAGCAGTTTTTCAAGTTAAATGTGACAGGAACTCTGGACGCTGAAACGctggagatgatgaagaagcCCCGCTGTGGTGTTCCAGATGTTTCTTCATACAGGGCCAGAGCTTTTTCTAACAAATGGTCTAAAAACAGCTTGACCTACAG AATTGAGAATTACACTCCTGACATGTCTAAGGCTGAAGTGGACGACTCTATCAAGAGAGCGCTGCAAGTCTGGGCTCGGGTCACTCCACTGAAGTTTACTCGCATCTACAGTGGTGTAGCCGACATCATGATCTCTTTTGCTGTCGGAG ATCACCGTGATGGATCTCCATTTGATGGACCTAATGGTATCTTGGCTCATGCATTTTTCCCTTCCCCTGGCATCGGTGGAGACGCccattttgatgatgatgagaccTTCACCTTCAAATCTTCGCGGG GATACAACCTGTTCATCGTGGCTGCTCATGAATTTGGACACTCTTTGGGCCTTGACCATTCTAATGTTCCTGGTGCTCTGATGTATCCAACATACAGCTATAGCCCTCCTGACACGTTTGTTCTGCCCAGAGATGATGTTAATAGAATTCAGTCTCTGTATG GATCAAGTACTGTCAATCCCGATAAGCCTGACCCTGAACCACCAGTCAACCCTAATGCCTGTGTCCCGGATGCTGTTACAACCCTGCATGGAGAAAAGCTCTTCTTCAAGAACAG GTTCCTCTGGCGCAGCCACCCACAGCTTACCACAACCACAAAATATCCGATCAAGCGTTTCTGGCGCAATATTCCAGATAATATTGATGCTGCTTTTGAGTATACATCAGCTGATTTGGTGTACATCATTAAAG GTCAGAAGGTCTGGGCTGTTCGCAGTTTCAAGGTTGTGAAAAGCATGAGTCTCAGTGCCTTGGGCTTGCCAGCAGCAGTGAAGCAGATCGACGCTGCCCTTTATGATGAATTTTCCAGAAAGGTGCTGTTTTTTGTTGGCAGGTCATACTACAG ctacGACGTGAACAGGAAGGTGATGGACAGAGGCTACCCGAAATTAGTGACAACAAGCTTCCCAGAAGTGACCAAAAAAGTTACTGCAGCTTTTCAGGAACATG GTTATTACCATCTCTTCAGTGGGTCAGAGGTTTTCCAGTATAATAACGGAAGGCTGGTGAAGGTGCTGAAAAGCAACCACTTCTTGCAGTGCTAG